In the genome of Enterococcus sp. DIV2402, the window TTGTTTTTGCCAAATCAACCACATATTTTGCAACGAAATTAAACTAATGGCGACAAAAAACATCACTACAGTTGTTAACACAGAAGCCCATGAAATAAAGAAACGACTTTCAATGTTTAAATCCATAGCTTTGATTAAAATCATCGCAAAAAATTTTGAAAAAACAATCCCCATAATGATTCCCACAAGCAGAGAAAAAACGTTCAAAACCACCCCTTCAATTAAAAATTGAAAAATAATACGTGATTTTCGTAGCCCAAACAATTGATACAACCCAATTTCTTTTTGTCGTTGTTGGATAAAAAATTGGTTAGCGCCTAGCATAAAAAACAACACGACCATGGCAACAAATACATTCCCTAACGTCAATACACCTTCAATTTGAATATCTTGTCTAGCACGCAAGGTTAGAGGCTGATCATATGTCATCGCACTAAATGAATAAAAAATCATCACGGCAGTTGTCATGGATAAGAAATAGACAACATAATTCCGCGTTTGACGTAAAAAACTACGCCAAATAATTTTAAAAAGCATTCCGACGACCTCCTCCTCCGATTGTCGCCTGCATATCAATTACTTGTTCAAAAAATTCTTTACGGGTCCCGCGACGAACGACTTCAGCAAAAAACACCCCGTCTTTAATAAATAAAATTCGATTACAATAACTCGCAGTAAACGGATCATGGGTCACCATTAAGATTGTCGTGTCATTGTGTAAATTGACTTCACTTAAATAACGAAGCAATTCTGTTGCTGATTTAGAATCCAAAGATCCAGTCGGTTCATCTGCAAAAATGACGGACGGTTGTGCAACAATCGCTCGTGCAGCGGCGACTCGCTGCTTTTGCCCAATAGATAACTCATCTGGATACCGATTTAACAAATACGAAATACCTAATAAATCGGCCACGGTTTGTACGCGTTGCTCCATTTCTGTGCTAGATAATTTATCAATCGCCAAAGGTAATAAAATATTGTCCTTACTGGTGAGTGTATCCAATAAATTAAAGTCTTGAAAAATAAAGCCGATTTTTTGACGGCGAAAATCACTTAATTCATTTTCTTTCATACGGGTGATATCTTTGCCATCAATATAGACCGACCCCATCGTTGGTAAACTGATGGAAGATAAAATATTCATCAGGGTGGTTTTTCCCGCTCCACTCGGTCCCATAATTCCAACAAATTCACCTTGATCGACACTAAAAGATAAATTATCTAATACCTTTGTTTGATTAAAGCGGGTACCATATGTTTTTGTTAAATGTTTGACATCGATTATTTTTTTCACGATTCTCGCCTCTTTTCTCTCTTGTATCTTAGCATATTTTCAATTAATTCTCTAAAATCTAAAAATAAATTTTATACATTTTGTGTAAAATAAAACAATGAAACTCCCTACTCTCACCTAGCTTATGCCACCCTCTGCATATACTACATATAGTGTATAAACAAAAATAAACAACTATATATAGTTGAAATCCTTCTTTTTTTATTTTATTATAGAGAAGAAGTAAACAAAGGAGTGACACAAAATGACGGCAACTAAATTAAAAGATGAACAATATTTCTCACCAGCAACTACGGTTGAAATACAAGTCATTAAACGCGATGGACGGACCGTAACGTTTGACGATCAAAAAATTTATAACGCCTTGGTCAAAGCCAAACAACAAGTGCAAGGGACTCTTTCACCCATGGACCATCAGCAAGTACATTATCTTGTAACTAAAATCAATCATGAAATTGAGGCGCGTTTTCAAAAAACGGTTAAAATTTATGAAATCCAAAATATCGTTGAACATATTCTGTTACAACAACATGATTATGCGCTTGCTGAAGAATACATTCGTTATCGGACACAACGTGATTTCGAACGAAGTCAGGCAACCGACATTAATTTTACAATTGAAAAGCTAATGAATAAAGAACAAAGTGTCGTCAATGAAAATGCCAATAAAGACAGTAATGTATTTAACACACAACGTGATTTAACCGCAGGAATTGTTGGCAAATCAATTGGTTTAAAGATGTTACCTCCTCATGTCGCAAACGCACATCAAAAAGGCGATATTCATTATCATGACTTGGATTACCATCCTTATGCCCCAATGACAAATTGTTGCTTAATTGACTTTAAAAAAATGTTAAACGAAGGCTTCAAAATGGGCAACGCTGAAGTCGAAGCACCTAAATCTATTCAAACAGCAACTGCGCAAATTTCACAAATTATTGCTAACGTGGCTTCTAGTCAATATGGCGGTTGTTCTGCCGATCGAGTGGATGAACTTTTAGCGCCTTTTGCTGAGAAAAATTATGAAAAGCATTTAGCAGATGCCAAAAAATGGATTGCAGGCGAAGAACGTCAAATAGCTTTTGCTCGTAAAAAAACCAAGAAAGACATTTTTGATGCCATGCAAAGCTTAGAATACGAAATCAATACGTTGTTTACATCAAACGGACAAACGCCCTTCACTTCTCTTGGTTTTGGTTTGGGTACAAATTGGTTTGAACGAGAAATTCAACGAGCGATTTTGCAAAATCGAATCAATGGTTTAGGTAGCGAACATCGAACAGCTATTTTCCCTAAATTGATTTTCTCTATCAAAAAAGGCGTGAATCTTCAACCACAAGACCCTAATTATGATATCAAGCAATTGGCATTAGAATGTGCAACGAAACGGATGTATCCTGATATTTTAAATTACGATAAGATTGTGGAGTTAACAGGGAGTTTTAAGGTGCCTATGGGCTGCCGTTCTTTCTTACAAGGTTGGAAGGATGCAACTGGGCAAGAAATCAATGTTGGACGGATGAATCTAGGTGTAGTCACCCTAAATTTGCCCCGAATTGCCCTTGAAGCACAACATGATCAAGCAAAATTTTGGCAGCTTCTAGAAGAACGCCTGCAAATTGTGAAAGATGCACTCGTATATCGAATTGAACGCTGTAAAGAAGCTACACCAACAAATGCACCTATCCTCTATATGCACGGCGCGTTTGGCAAGAAACTTGCACCCAATGATGCTGTAGATGAATTATTTAATCATCGTCGTGCGACTGTTTCTCTCGGATATATTGGATTATATGAAGTCGCTGCGGCATTTTATGATGGCGAATGGGAAGTTAATCCACAAGCTAAAGAATTCACGTTAGCGATTTTACGTGCCTTAAAAGACCATGCAGATGATTGGGCTGAAGAATATGGGTATCATTTTAGTGTTTATTCAACACCAAGTGAAAGTTTAACCGATCGTTTTTGCCGTCTGGATACTGAAAAATTTGGCGTGATTGAAAATATTACTGACAAAGAATATTATACAA includes:
- a CDS encoding ATP-binding cassette domain-containing protein — its product is MKKIIDVKHLTKTYGTRFNQTKVLDNLSFSVDQGEFVGIMGPSGAGKTTLMNILSSISLPTMGSVYIDGKDITRMKENELSDFRRQKIGFIFQDFNLLDTLTSKDNILLPLAIDKLSSTEMEQRVQTVADLLGISYLLNRYPDELSIGQKQRVAAARAIVAQPSVIFADEPTGSLDSKSATELLRYLSEVNLHNDTTILMVTHDPFTASYCNRILFIKDGVFFAEVVRRGTRKEFFEQVIDMQATIGGGGRRNAF
- the nrdD gene encoding anaerobic ribonucleoside-triphosphate reductase; this encodes MTATKLKDEQYFSPATTVEIQVIKRDGRTVTFDDQKIYNALVKAKQQVQGTLSPMDHQQVHYLVTKINHEIEARFQKTVKIYEIQNIVEHILLQQHDYALAEEYIRYRTQRDFERSQATDINFTIEKLMNKEQSVVNENANKDSNVFNTQRDLTAGIVGKSIGLKMLPPHVANAHQKGDIHYHDLDYHPYAPMTNCCLIDFKKMLNEGFKMGNAEVEAPKSIQTATAQISQIIANVASSQYGGCSADRVDELLAPFAEKNYEKHLADAKKWIAGEERQIAFARKKTKKDIFDAMQSLEYEINTLFTSNGQTPFTSLGFGLGTNWFEREIQRAILQNRINGLGSEHRTAIFPKLIFSIKKGVNLQPQDPNYDIKQLALECATKRMYPDILNYDKIVELTGSFKVPMGCRSFLQGWKDATGQEINVGRMNLGVVTLNLPRIALEAQHDQAKFWQLLEERLQIVKDALVYRIERCKEATPTNAPILYMHGAFGKKLAPNDAVDELFNHRRATVSLGYIGLYEVAAAFYDGEWEVNPQAKEFTLAILRALKDHADDWAEEYGYHFSVYSTPSESLTDRFCRLDTEKFGVIENITDKEYYTNSFHYDVRKNPTPFEKLDFEKDYPYYCSGGFIHYCEYPILQQNPKALEAVWDYSYERVGYLGTNTPIDHCYECGYEGDFKPTERGFQCPQCGNHDPKTCDVVKRTCGYLGNPQARPMVHGRHKEISARVKHMK